The Ideonella dechloratans genome includes a window with the following:
- a CDS encoding cation-translocating P-type ATPase: MDKFTPLSAPDHHLDSPEAVAHRLAVDPAQGLALDEVRRRQARHGLNRIADTAPRPWWVRLLAPLLDTMTLVLLAAALVSGLIGDLADTVVIAVIVVLNTVISAVQEWQADQALAALKRLATHDAQVRRDGQVGPVPADQLVPGDVVLLEAGDQVPADLRLHQVAQLRTDESALTGESQAVDKQPAALPPPAEGQAHALGERSNMAWKGTLVTHGRATGLVVATGAGTELGRIAGLLAQSERRSTPLQQRLTAFGRRLSMVVLGLCTVVFAIGVLRGEPVLLMGLTAISLAVAAIPEALPAVVTVLLALGARRLVRVQALVRQLPAVETLGSVTTICSDKTGTLTRNRMQVQAWRLAGPAPEALLREAALRCNDARARPEGWQGEPTEVALAEWACPAGDSPPARPRLREWPFDAERRRMSTLTPAQDPADPAGACLWVKGAPETLLPRCTEAPGPWLAQAEALAGQGMRVLALARRRLDPQSLPAQAGADAVERELTLLGLVGLMDPPRPEAAAAVAECRAAGIRPVMITDDHPSTARALAQAVGIVDDPLARVLTGADLARMDDALLGARVAEVAVYARMDPAQKIRIVRALQARGEFVAMTGDGVNDAPALKAADIGVAMGLGGTDVAREASSLVLLDDHFATIVAAVREGRRIFDNIRKFIRYALTGNSGEIWVLFLAPLLGLPVPLLPIHILWVSLLIGGLCLGLQAWALQVGDTHWQSMVFTTLTLTQMAHLLAIRSETEPLWRLGLCSNRPLLAAVLLSVALQLATLYVPALQAIFHTQALDVAELGLCFAAAGLVWAVVEVEKAWRRRTAARH, encoded by the coding sequence ATGGACAAATTCACGCCCTTGTCAGCCCCGGACCACCATCTGGACAGCCCAGAAGCGGTGGCCCACCGGCTGGCGGTGGACCCGGCGCAGGGCCTCGCCCTGGACGAGGTGCGGCGCCGACAGGCCCGGCACGGCCTGAACCGCATAGCCGACACCGCCCCGCGCCCCTGGTGGGTGCGCCTGCTGGCCCCCCTGCTCGACACCATGACGCTGGTGCTGCTGGCCGCGGCCCTGGTGTCGGGCCTGATCGGCGATCTGGCCGACACGGTGGTGATCGCCGTCATCGTGGTGCTCAACACCGTGATCTCCGCGGTGCAGGAATGGCAGGCCGACCAGGCCCTGGCCGCCCTGAAGCGCCTGGCCACCCACGACGCCCAGGTGCGCCGCGACGGCCAAGTGGGGCCGGTGCCGGCGGACCAGCTGGTGCCGGGCGACGTGGTGCTGCTGGAGGCAGGCGACCAGGTGCCCGCCGACCTGCGCCTGCACCAGGTGGCCCAGCTGCGCACCGATGAGTCCGCCTTGACGGGAGAGTCGCAGGCCGTGGACAAGCAGCCAGCCGCCCTGCCCCCGCCCGCCGAGGGCCAGGCCCATGCGCTGGGCGAGCGCAGCAACATGGCCTGGAAGGGCACCCTGGTCACCCACGGACGGGCCACCGGCCTGGTGGTGGCCACCGGCGCCGGCACGGAGCTGGGCCGCATCGCCGGCCTGCTGGCCCAGTCCGAGCGCCGCAGCACGCCCCTGCAGCAGCGGCTGACCGCCTTCGGGCGGCGGCTGTCGATGGTGGTGCTGGGCCTGTGCACGGTGGTCTTCGCCATCGGCGTGCTGCGCGGCGAGCCGGTGCTGCTGATGGGGCTGACCGCCATCAGCCTGGCGGTGGCTGCCATCCCGGAAGCCCTGCCCGCGGTGGTCACCGTGCTGCTGGCCCTGGGGGCACGCCGCTTGGTGCGGGTGCAGGCCCTGGTGCGCCAGCTGCCCGCGGTGGAGACGCTGGGCTCGGTCACCACCATCTGCTCGGACAAGACCGGCACCCTCACCCGCAACCGGATGCAGGTGCAAGCCTGGCGCCTGGCCGGACCGGCCCCGGAGGCCCTGCTGCGCGAGGCCGCGCTGCGCTGCAACGACGCGCGGGCCCGCCCGGAGGGCTGGCAGGGCGAGCCCACCGAGGTGGCACTGGCCGAGTGGGCCTGTCCCGCCGGGGACAGCCCCCCGGCCCGGCCCCGCCTGCGTGAATGGCCCTTCGACGCCGAGCGACGACGCATGAGCACGCTGACCCCGGCCCAGGATCCCGCCGACCCCGCGGGCGCCTGCTTGTGGGTCAAGGGCGCCCCGGAAACCCTGCTGCCCCGCTGCACCGAGGCCCCCGGCCCCTGGCTGGCCCAGGCCGAAGCCCTGGCCGGCCAGGGCATGCGGGTGCTGGCCCTGGCCCGCCGCCGCCTGGACCCGCAGAGCCTGCCCGCGCAGGCCGGCGCCGACGCCGTCGAACGCGAGCTGACCCTGCTGGGCCTGGTGGGCCTGATGGACCCGCCGCGGCCCGAGGCCGCCGCCGCCGTGGCCGAATGCCGGGCCGCCGGCATCCGCCCGGTGATGATCACCGACGACCACCCCAGCACCGCGCGCGCCCTCGCCCAGGCGGTGGGCATCGTGGACGACCCACTGGCCCGGGTGCTGACCGGCGCCGATCTGGCCCGGATGGATGACGCCCTGCTGGGCGCGCGGGTGGCCGAGGTGGCGGTCTATGCCCGCATGGACCCGGCGCAGAAGATCCGCATCGTGCGGGCCCTGCAAGCGCGCGGCGAATTCGTCGCCATGACCGGCGACGGCGTCAACGACGCCCCGGCGCTCAAGGCCGCCGACATCGGCGTGGCCATGGGCCTGGGCGGCACCGACGTGGCCCGCGAGGCCAGCAGCCTGGTGCTGCTGGACGACCACTTCGCCACCATCGTCGCCGCGGTGCGCGAGGGCCGGCGCATCTTCGACAACATCCGCAAGTTCATCCGCTACGCGCTGACCGGCAACTCCGGCGAGATCTGGGTGCTGTTCCTGGCCCCGCTGCTGGGCCTGCCGGTGCCGCTGCTGCCCATCCACATCCTGTGGGTGAGCCTGCTGATCGGCGGCCTGTGCCTGGGCCTGCAGGCCTGGGCCCTGCAAGTGGGCGACACGCACTGGCAGAGCATGGTCTTCACCACGCTGACCCTGACCCAGATGGCCCACCTGCTGGCCATCCGCTCCGAGACCGAGCCGCTGTGGCGCCTGGGCCTGTGCAGCAACCGCCCCTTGCTGGCGGCGGTGCTGCTGAGCG